In the Nitrospirota bacterium genome, one interval contains:
- a CDS encoding formate hydrogenlyase translates to MNIEIAIKLTSFLAAFVLLTAFGMLVQRRMYGLVNLFAWQGFFLSINTAIVGFVAGKHHLYISSLLTLTLKVILLPYILHVLIRRLKLQKEVEVVVNIPMTMLIGIALVIFSYHLTAPVRELSTLVTRSTLAVALATVMIGMLMMITRKHAVTQIIGFLAMENGLFFAATSATYGMPLVVELGVALDVLIAAFIFGIFFFHIHTTFDSLDVAQMERLKEDD, encoded by the coding sequence ATGAATATAGAAATTGCCATAAAATTAACAAGTTTTTTAGCGGCATTCGTGCTGCTGACCGCATTCGGCATGCTGGTGCAGAGAAGGATGTACGGCCTTGTGAACCTCTTTGCGTGGCAGGGGTTCTTTCTCTCTATCAATACCGCGATCGTCGGTTTTGTCGCAGGGAAGCATCACCTTTATATCTCTTCCCTGCTCACGCTGACGCTGAAGGTCATACTGCTGCCGTATATACTGCATGTTCTCATACGGCGTCTTAAACTCCAGAAAGAGGTGGAAGTGGTTGTGAATATACCTATGACCATGCTGATAGGCATAGCCCTTGTCATATTCTCTTATCACCTCACCGCTCCTGTCAGGGAGCTCTCCACGCTTGTAACACGCTCGACTCTTGCTGTCGCTCTTGCCACCGTCATGATAGGAATGCTCATGATGATAACGAGAAAACACGCGGTCACCCAGATAATAGGCTTTCTCGCCATGGAGAACGGCCTCTTCTTCGCGGCCACCAGCGCGACATACGGGATGCCGCTTGTGGTGGAATTAGGTGTCGCGCTTGATGTTTTGATAGCTGCGTTCATCTTCGGGATATTCTTTTTTCATATACACACTACATTTGACAGCCTCGATGTCGCACAGATGGAAAGGCTGAAAGAGGATGACTGA
- a CDS encoding hydrogenase 4 subunit F, giving the protein MILLILLLVPLFAAVMLAFVGDRRLAPEINILGSAATFVAGVGLALQVYEQGPMLAGGKFFFVDAFNVYLAVLTSFVSMTTAIFSRRYMRREREHGRVGHMGMRFYHAMFQLFIFAMLLCLLTNNIGVLWIAMELATLSTVLLVSLYRTPTAIEAAWKYFILCGVGISQALFGTVLLYFAAEKVLGEGGDALLWTNLNQVSRSLEPTVLSLAFVFLMVGYGTKVGLVPLHNWLPDAHSEGPTPISAVLSGLLLNVALYALVRCKVLVDGSTGTHHAGNIMMGFGLLSILVAAFSLLRQKDIKRMFSYSSIEHMGIATFAFGLGGPIATFGGLLHMLGHSLAKSSIFFTVGHASQMHKTQEMDKIKGLFKGNPLVGWGMMFGVMAIAGMPPFGIFTSEFLILTATIKDAPLLTPFLLLGLAVAFAALFRKVQPMVSGEIPPYQKMLKVAHVPVLLHLILVFILGIYLPDFLSKWFHTAAELIK; this is encoded by the coding sequence ATGATACTTCTAATATTATTGCTCGTGCCGCTTTTCGCGGCCGTCATGCTCGCATTCGTGGGCGACAGAAGGCTGGCGCCGGAGATAAATATCCTGGGCTCCGCCGCCACGTTTGTCGCGGGAGTGGGGCTGGCTCTGCAGGTTTACGAGCAGGGGCCGATGCTGGCAGGCGGGAAGTTCTTCTTTGTTGACGCCTTTAACGTCTACCTGGCGGTTCTTACATCTTTTGTCTCAATGACAACCGCCATCTTCAGCAGGAGGTATATGAGGCGGGAGAGGGAGCACGGGCGGGTGGGGCATATGGGCATGCGTTTTTATCACGCGATGTTCCAGCTCTTCATCTTTGCGATGCTCCTGTGCCTTTTGACAAACAACATCGGCGTGCTCTGGATCGCGATGGAGCTTGCCACATTGTCCACGGTATTGCTCGTATCCTTATACAGGACGCCTACCGCGATCGAGGCGGCATGGAAATACTTTATACTCTGCGGCGTGGGCATCTCACAGGCGCTCTTTGGAACCGTGCTTCTCTACTTTGCCGCTGAAAAGGTGCTTGGCGAAGGCGGCGATGCCCTGCTCTGGACAAACCTGAACCAGGTGAGCAGAAGCCTTGAACCAACAGTGCTTTCGCTGGCATTCGTCTTTCTCATGGTCGGTTACGGCACAAAGGTGGGACTGGTGCCTCTTCATAACTGGCTGCCGGACGCGCATAGCGAAGGCCCGACCCCCATATCAGCCGTGCTTTCAGGCCTGCTGCTGAATGTCGCGCTCTACGCGCTGGTCAGGTGCAAAGTTCTCGTGGACGGTTCTACAGGCACTCATCACGCAGGCAATATAATGATGGGCTTCGGCCTTCTCTCTATACTGGTGGCTGCCTTTTCGCTCCTGAGGCAGAAGGATATAAAACGCATGTTCTCATATTCATCCATAGAGCACATGGGCATCGCGACATTTGCCTTCGGCCTTGGAGGCCCCATCGCCACTTTCGGCGGCCTTCTGCATATGCTTGGCCACAGCCTGGCAAAGTCATCCATATTTTTTACCGTGGGGCACGCCTCGCAGATGCACAAGACACAGGAGATGGACAAGATCAAAGGCCTTTTCAAAGGCAATCCTCTTGTAGGCTGGGGCATGATGTTCGGGGTAATGGCTATCGCCGGAATGCCGCCGTTCGGTATATTCACAAGCGAGTTTCTTATATTGACCGCGACGATCAAGGACGCGCCTCTGTTAACGCCGTTCCTTCTGCTGGGGCTTGCGGTGGCCTTTGCCGCGCTCTTCAGAAAGGTCCAGCCCATGGTCTCAGGCGAAATTCCTCCTTATCAAAAGATGCTCAAAGTCGCGCATGTGCCTGTGCTGCTGCATCTGATTCTGGTCTTTATTCTCGGCATTTATCTGCCGGATTTTCTCAGTAAATGGTTTCATACCGCTGCGGAGCTGATTAAATGA
- a CDS encoding protein kinase, translated as MKTIDSFNLQPGYIIAGKYKVVSKLGEGWEGEVYKIAELRTGIERTAKLFYPKRDIGSKTSMRYAKKLHKLRHCPMLIKYHAGETFTFEKAAITALISEYVKGEVLSRFLKNLPGKRLHPFEAVHLLHILAKGIEEVHQYNEYHGDLHLDNIIVSRSGLSFEVKLLDFYHWEATKSENQQNDIIDLIRVFYDSLGGARYYSRHPDFIKHICCGLKRSMILKKFRTVSILRKHLETMEW; from the coding sequence ATGAAGACAATTGATTCTTTCAACCTGCAGCCGGGGTACATAATCGCCGGAAAATACAAGGTCGTCTCAAAGCTCGGTGAGGGATGGGAGGGCGAGGTATATAAGATCGCTGAGCTCCGCACAGGCATAGAGAGGACGGCGAAGCTTTTCTACCCGAAGCGGGATATCGGCAGCAAAACCTCCATGCGTTACGCGAAGAAGCTTCACAAGCTGCGCCACTGCCCCATGCTTATCAAATACCACGCAGGAGAGACATTCACATTTGAAAAGGCCGCGATCACCGCTTTGATATCTGAATACGTCAAAGGAGAGGTGCTCTCAAGATTCTTAAAAAATCTCCCCGGCAAAAGGCTGCATCCTTTTGAGGCGGTACATCTGCTGCATATTCTGGCAAAAGGCATCGAGGAGGTGCATCAGTACAATGAATACCACGGCGACCTGCATCTGGACAATATAATCGTCAGCCGCTCAGGTCTCTCATTTGAGGTGAAGCTGCTCGACTTTTACCACTGGGAGGCGACAAAGAGCGAAAATCAGCAGAATGATATCATCGACCTGATCAGGGTCTTTTATGACTCGCTTGGAGGGGCAAGATACTATTCGAGGCATCCGGATTTCATAAAACATATCTGCTGCGGTCTGAAGCGTTCAATGATACTCAAGAAGTTCCGCACCGTATCCATCCTGCGCAAACACCTTGAGACTATGGAGTGGTGA
- a CDS encoding NADH-quinone oxidoreductase subunit B family protein — MIRILKQIFRTGIVTEPLLPEVDAEIQEVGARLKEAVGKRFSRSLTIRQVDAGSCNGCELEIHAINNPIYNCERFGIHFTASPRFADMLLVTGPVTRNMEIALRRTYNATPHPKLVVAVGDCGCNGGIFGESYASIGGINKVIPVDVVIPGCPPTPAAILNGILRAVGNR, encoded by the coding sequence ATGATAAGGATACTTAAACAGATATTCAGGACAGGCATTGTGACAGAACCGCTTCTGCCGGAGGTTGATGCCGAAATTCAGGAAGTTGGCGCGAGGCTGAAAGAGGCTGTTGGAAAACGCTTCAGCAGAAGCCTCACGATAAGGCAGGTGGACGCGGGTTCATGCAACGGGTGCGAGCTTGAGATCCACGCGATAAATAATCCGATCTACAACTGCGAAAGATTCGGCATACATTTCACCGCATCGCCCAGGTTCGCGGATATGCTTCTGGTCACAGGGCCTGTGACGAGGAACATGGAGATAGCCCTCCGCAGGACTTATAACGCAACGCCTCACCCAAAACTTGTTGTCGCTGTAGGCGACTGCGGATGCAACGGCGGAATATTCGGAGAGAGCTACGCATCCATCGGCGGAATTAACAAAGTCATCCCCGTAGATGTTGTCATCCCCGGCTGCCCGCCGACACCGGCTGCGATTCTCAATGGGATACTCAGAGCTGTAGGGAACAGATAA
- a CDS encoding NADH-quinone oxidoreductase subunit C, which yields MSVLLDAIKAFLGTDAGCDDRCQYPSSTMFCSVPRVKFADAAKAMKKVHALLVAEWAADETPFNRGFGIYACYRWGAEYLIVKTEAPFDDPAFPTLTKKFLPAYRFERQIKSLMGVTAAGHPDSRPWIKFEDWPEDAWPLRKSFDASKPMPRVYGKYKFVKAEGEGVYEIPVGPVHAGIIEPGHFRFQAVGEDILNLEERLGYVHKGIEKKFESLAWKDGSRLAGRVSGDTTAAHSLGYCMALESMTGCRVPERAQWMRALFLERERIANHLGDLGAICNDAAFAFMLYQMSRLREIMLRTNHKLFGHRFMMDRIIPGGVAVDIDANGKEIILAELKKIAKEFNRLVTIYDQNSSLEDRVRDAGILVPDKARRLCQVGIVARASGLNLDCRTQNPFPPYDRIKVNVPVLISGDVHARAWVRVEEVRESIRIIREILNTLPSGGILSDVGDPAPDTYGFSAVEGWRGEIIYWLQSGPKGEINRCMVRDPSSVNWLGLEQAVLGNIVPDFPLCNKSFNQSYSGNDL from the coding sequence ATGAGCGTATTATTAGATGCGATAAAAGCCTTTCTCGGTACGGATGCCGGATGTGATGACAGGTGCCAGTATCCGTCTTCAACAATGTTCTGCAGCGTGCCGAGGGTGAAATTTGCAGATGCCGCAAAGGCGATGAAAAAGGTGCATGCCCTGCTCGTTGCCGAATGGGCAGCAGATGAAACTCCGTTCAACAGAGGCTTCGGCATATACGCCTGTTACAGATGGGGGGCGGAATATCTGATAGTCAAGACAGAGGCGCCGTTTGATGACCCGGCGTTCCCGACACTCACAAAAAAGTTCCTTCCGGCATACCGCTTTGAGCGTCAGATCAAAAGCCTTATGGGAGTTACTGCCGCAGGCCATCCTGACTCAAGGCCCTGGATAAAGTTCGAGGACTGGCCTGAGGACGCGTGGCCGCTCAGAAAATCCTTTGACGCGTCAAAGCCTATGCCGCGCGTCTACGGCAAATACAAATTCGTCAAGGCAGAGGGCGAAGGTGTTTATGAGATACCTGTAGGGCCTGTGCATGCCGGGATAATTGAGCCGGGGCATTTCCGCTTTCAGGCTGTCGGCGAAGATATACTCAACCTTGAGGAGAGGCTCGGATATGTTCATAAGGGGATTGAAAAGAAATTTGAGTCGCTTGCGTGGAAAGACGGATCAAGGCTTGCGGGCCGGGTTTCAGGCGATACAACCGCTGCGCACAGCCTCGGTTATTGCATGGCGCTGGAGTCCATGACAGGATGCAGAGTTCCTGAACGGGCGCAGTGGATGCGCGCGCTCTTTCTTGAGAGAGAGCGCATAGCCAACCACCTTGGAGACCTCGGAGCTATATGTAATGACGCGGCATTTGCCTTTATGCTTTATCAGATGTCGCGGCTCAGGGAGATCATGCTGCGCACCAATCACAAATTATTCGGCCACAGGTTCATGATGGACCGGATCATTCCCGGAGGCGTTGCGGTTGATATTGACGCGAACGGGAAGGAAATAATATTGGCAGAGCTTAAAAAAATTGCAAAGGAGTTCAACAGGCTCGTGACCATCTATGACCAGAATTCATCACTTGAAGACAGGGTGAGGGATGCCGGCATCCTCGTCCCTGACAAGGCGAGAAGGCTCTGCCAGGTCGGGATCGTGGCAAGGGCGAGCGGCCTGAACCTCGACTGCCGCACGCAAAATCCTTTCCCGCCGTATGACCGCATCAAGGTGAATGTGCCTGTCCTTATCTCAGGCGATGTGCACGCTCGCGCCTGGGTCAGGGTCGAGGAGGTAAGGGAATCCATACGCATCATACGCGAAATACTTAATACGCTTCCATCAGGCGGGATATTATCAGACGTTGGCGATCCGGCTCCTGATACATACGGATTTTCCGCTGTCGAGGGATGGCGCGGGGAGATCATCTACTGGCTTCAGTCAGGGCCGAAGGGCGAGATCAACAGGTGCATGGTGCGAGACCCTTCCAGCGTCAACTGGCTGGGGCTTGAGCAGGCTGTGTTAGGCAACATCGTGCCTGACTTTCCTCTCTGCAATAAAAGTTTTAACCAGTCATATTCGGGGAATGACCTATGA